A single Dechloromonas denitrificans DNA region contains:
- a CDS encoding ArnT family glycosyltransferase, with the protein MPDFLAPIRRGIRLPPAGWVLAAILAFYVLAGLFGRDPWKGEDAIHIGAAWQMFHYGDWLSPDLAGRPFHEPPLYYWSAALTGHLFGWLLPMHEAMRLASGLWLTLALIGLYYAGRELYGQESAAASPLLLAGCAGLLFHAHDAQPMLIALAAYAGALGALATIGRRPRLTGIYYGVAVAGCLLGTGIAPTLPLLAIAPLAWWLSPDRPKALHTLAIGLGIAALLILPWPLLLLNLEPARLHGWLATELAPLKTAFSFSGAGRFLSMLPWFAFPALPLAGWTLWTRRKDLGAPAQLLPLAFLLLTLLMLALAFRPRETPALLMLPALALLATPGALSLRRGAANAFDWFAMMTFSLFAGLIWLAWSAMALGWPEKLAKRVVILRPGFVGQFDFSDFVIGLVATAWWIWLIVTAPRSPYRSLTHWALGFTTLWLLATTLILPWFDYGKSYRPVAQAIARELPEGHRCLAERGLSDTQRASLSYFVEIEPATIGSAAGKACDWLLVGGDTNQELAAPGGNWRKVWEGNRPGERKEKFRLFRR; encoded by the coding sequence ATGCCTGATTTTCTCGCCCCGATCCGTCGCGGCATCCGCCTGCCTCCGGCCGGCTGGGTACTCGCCGCCATTCTCGCCTTCTACGTGCTCGCCGGCCTGTTCGGGCGCGACCCATGGAAAGGCGAAGACGCCATCCATATCGGCGCCGCCTGGCAGATGTTTCACTACGGCGACTGGTTGTCGCCCGACCTGGCCGGCCGGCCGTTCCACGAACCGCCGTTGTATTACTGGAGCGCCGCGCTCACCGGCCATCTCTTCGGCTGGCTGCTGCCGATGCACGAAGCCATGCGACTGGCCAGCGGCCTGTGGCTGACACTGGCGCTGATCGGCCTGTATTACGCCGGTCGCGAACTGTACGGACAGGAAAGTGCGGCGGCCAGCCCCTTGCTGCTCGCCGGCTGCGCCGGCCTGCTCTTCCATGCCCACGACGCCCAGCCGATGTTGATCGCGCTGGCCGCCTATGCCGGCGCACTCGGTGCGCTGGCGACCATCGGGCGCCGCCCCCGCCTGACTGGCATTTATTATGGCGTGGCGGTCGCCGGCTGCCTGCTCGGCACCGGCATTGCGCCAACCCTGCCGCTACTTGCCATTGCCCCGCTCGCCTGGTGGCTGTCGCCTGATCGGCCGAAAGCCTTGCACACCCTGGCCATCGGTCTCGGCATTGCGGCCTTGCTCATTCTGCCCTGGCCGCTGCTCCTGCTCAATCTCGAACCGGCCCGCTTGCACGGCTGGCTGGCTACCGAACTGGCGCCGCTGAAAACCGCGTTTTCCTTCTCCGGCGCCGGTCGTTTTCTCTCGATGCTGCCGTGGTTCGCCTTTCCCGCCCTGCCCCTGGCCGGCTGGACGCTGTGGACGCGCCGCAAAGACCTCGGCGCGCCGGCCCAATTGTTGCCGCTGGCGTTTCTGCTGCTGACCCTGCTGATGCTGGCCCTCGCCTTCCGCCCCCGCGAAACTCCCGCCCTGTTGATGCTCCCCGCCCTGGCCCTGCTCGCCACGCCAGGCGCACTGTCGTTGCGGCGCGGGGCCGCGAATGCCTTCGACTGGTTCGCCATGATGACCTTCAGCCTGTTTGCCGGACTGATCTGGCTCGCCTGGTCGGCGATGGCGCTCGGCTGGCCGGAAAAACTGGCCAAACGCGTCGTGATACTGCGCCCTGGCTTTGTCGGCCAATTCGACTTTTCCGACTTCGTGATCGGCCTTGTCGCGACTGCCTGGTGGATCTGGCTGATCGTCACCGCCCCGCGCTCGCCCTATCGCAGCCTGACGCACTGGGCACTCGGCTTTACCACGCTGTGGCTGCTCGCCACCACGCTGATTCTGCCCTGGTTCGACTATGGCAAGAGCTATCGCCCGGTCGCCCAGGCCATCGCCCGGGAACTACCGGAGGGGCATCGCTGCCTGGCCGAACGCGGGCTGAGCGACACCCAGCGCGCCTCGCTGTCCTATTTTGTCGAAATCGAACCTGCCACCATCGGAAGCGCTGCCGGCAAGGCC
- the trxA gene encoding thioredoxin TrxA: protein MSEHIHYVTDDTFEAEVLQSQQPVLVDYWAEWCGPCKMIAPILDEIATEYSGKLKVAKVNIDDNQATPAKFGIRGIPTLMIFKNGNVEATKVGALSKSQLAAFIDSNL, encoded by the coding sequence ATGAGCGAGCATATCCATTACGTCACCGACGACACATTCGAAGCCGAAGTGCTGCAATCGCAGCAGCCCGTGCTCGTCGACTACTGGGCGGAGTGGTGCGGCCCCTGCAAGATGATCGCTCCGATCCTCGACGAAATCGCCACCGAATACAGCGGCAAACTGAAAGTCGCCAAGGTCAACATCGACGACAATCAGGCGACACCGGCCAAATTCGGCATTCGCGGCATCCCGACCCTGATGATTTTCAAGAACGGCAATGTCGAAGCGACCAAGGTCGGCGCCCTTTCGAAATCGCAACTTGCCGCTTTTATTGACAGCAACCTGTAA
- a CDS encoding TRAP transporter small permease translates to MNKALNHLEELLVTFLMGAATLIIFVSVMHRYLAGQNIPVLQDWLLTLNFGWAQELCIIMFVWMAKFGAAYGVRTGIHVGVDVLINRLNEGMRGKFIVFGLLAGATFTGVVAALGANFVWENGAHYAIFQFLGIDTGDNYEGPTTPDLEWPTWIVYSAIPLGSSLMSFRFLQVTWSFLKTGELPHHDHGHVDGLEEEIPPVDFDPYGMDDNLHMHDLTHTMTGERRTGNERRHAADGKIDSERRQAERRAKNENGDQQ, encoded by the coding sequence ATCAACAAAGCGTTGAATCACCTTGAAGAGCTGCTGGTCACTTTCCTGATGGGCGCGGCCACGCTGATTATCTTCGTCTCCGTCATGCACCGTTATCTGGCCGGGCAGAATATTCCCGTCTTGCAGGACTGGTTGCTGACGCTCAATTTTGGCTGGGCGCAAGAGCTCTGCATCATCATGTTTGTCTGGATGGCCAAGTTCGGCGCCGCCTACGGCGTGCGTACCGGCATTCACGTCGGGGTCGATGTCCTGATCAACCGGCTCAACGAGGGCATGCGCGGCAAGTTCATCGTCTTCGGTCTGCTCGCCGGCGCGACGTTCACCGGCGTTGTCGCCGCGCTGGGGGCCAATTTCGTCTGGGAAAACGGCGCCCACTATGCCATCTTCCAGTTTCTCGGCATTGATACCGGCGACAACTACGAAGGCCCGACGACGCCTGACCTCGAGTGGCCGACCTGGATTGTATACAGCGCCATCCCGCTCGGTTCCTCGCTGATGTCTTTCCGTTTCCTGCAGGTCACCTGGAGCTTTCTGAAAACCGGCGAGTTGCCGCATCACGATCACGGTCATGTCGATGGTCTGGAAGAAGAAATTCCGCCGGTCGATTTCGACCCTTATGGCATGGATGACAACCTGCATATGCACGATCTGACGCACACGATGACCGGCGAGCGCCGAACCGGTAACGAGCGCCGCCATGCCGCCGACGGAAAGATCGATAGCGAACGGCGTCAGGCCGAGCGTCGTGCCAAGAACGAGAATGGAGACCAGCAATGA
- a CDS encoding dicarboxylate/amino acid:cation symporter encodes MAKRAVFKSLYFQVIVAIVIGVALGHFYPESGAAMKPLGDGFIKLIKMIIAPIIFCTIVVGIAGMEDMKKVGKTGGLAVLYFEVVSSVALLIGLIVVNVWAPGVGMNVDPATLDTKGIAKYAEPGKMQSTVDFLMNIIPTSVVDAFAKGDMLQVLFFSILFGYAMHAFGERGKPVFDLIEKLSHVLFGIVGVIMKVAPIGAFGAMAYTIGKHGVGSLTQLASLMGAFYLTCLIFIFGVLGSIAAFHGFSIWKLIKYIKEELFLVLGTSSSESALPRLMAKMENAGAQKSVVGLVVPTGYSFNLDGTSIYLTMAAVFIAQATNTPMDLSQQVTLLVILLLTSKGAAGVTGSGFIVLAATLSAVGTVPVAGLALILGIDRFMSEARALTNFIGNSVATLVVAKWCNALDTERMTAVLNNETPDEADFPELVLDDAPDIEIPHSPRPIVEHH; translated from the coding sequence ATGGCCAAGCGAGCAGTATTCAAGAGTCTTTATTTTCAGGTAATCGTCGCCATCGTCATCGGTGTCGCCCTTGGCCATTTCTACCCGGAATCCGGGGCCGCGATGAAGCCGCTGGGCGATGGCTTCATCAAGCTGATCAAGATGATCATCGCGCCGATCATTTTCTGCACCATCGTCGTCGGCATCGCCGGCATGGAGGACATGAAGAAGGTCGGCAAGACCGGCGGGCTGGCGGTGCTTTATTTCGAAGTGGTCAGTTCGGTGGCGCTGCTGATCGGTCTGATCGTCGTCAATGTCTGGGCGCCGGGTGTCGGCATGAACGTCGATCCGGCAACGCTCGATACCAAGGGCATCGCCAAATATGCCGAGCCGGGCAAGATGCAGTCGACCGTCGATTTTCTGATGAACATCATCCCGACCAGCGTGGTCGATGCCTTTGCCAAGGGCGACATGCTGCAGGTGCTGTTCTTCTCGATTCTCTTCGGCTATGCGATGCATGCCTTCGGCGAGCGCGGCAAGCCGGTATTCGATCTGATTGAAAAGCTGTCGCATGTGCTGTTCGGTATCGTCGGCGTGATCATGAAAGTCGCCCCGATCGGCGCTTTCGGTGCAATGGCCTACACCATCGGCAAGCACGGCGTCGGCAGCCTGACCCAGTTGGCCAGCCTGATGGGCGCCTTTTATCTGACCTGTCTGATCTTCATCTTCGGCGTTCTCGGAAGCATTGCCGCCTTCCACGGCTTTTCCATCTGGAAGTTGATCAAGTACATCAAGGAAGAGCTTTTCCTGGTTCTCGGCACTTCGTCGTCGGAATCGGCCTTGCCGCGCCTGATGGCCAAGATGGAAAACGCCGGCGCCCAGAAATCGGTCGTTGGCCTGGTCGTGCCGACCGGCTACTCCTTCAATCTCGATGGCACTTCCATTTACCTGACGATGGCTGCGGTCTTCATCGCCCAGGCAACCAATACGCCGATGGATCTTTCGCAGCAGGTCACTCTGCTGGTCATTTTGTTGCTCACCTCGAAAGGCGCGGCGGGCGTCACCGGTAGTGGCTTCATTGTTCTCGCCGCCACCTTGTCGGCCGTCGGTACCGTGCCGGTCGCCGGTCTGGCGCTGATTCTCGGTATCGATCGCTTCATGTCGGAAGCGCGGGCGCTGACCAATTTCATCGGCAACAGCGTTGCCACGCTGGTCGTCGCCAAGTGGTGCAATGCGCTGGATACCGAGCGGATGACCGCGGTCCTCAATAACGAAACGCCGGATGAGGCGGATTTTCCGGAACTGGTGCTCGACGATGCGCCGGATATCGAGATTCCGCATAGCCCTAGACCGATTGTCGAGCATCACTGA
- a CDS encoding response regulator transcription factor, with product MSAPQAHLVDDDDAIRDALAWLLKSRGLPCATYASAECFLAAWSPAMSGCVVLDMRMSGMSGLDCFDQLRERGSILPVIFLTGHGDVPLAVGTLKKGAFDFFEKPLNDNELATRIAEAMELDTRQRAENATVDSVNSRLSSLTTRERQIMELVLAGKFNKVIADELNISMRTVEVHRANLFDKMQIKTAVELANLLKPGR from the coding sequence ATGAGCGCGCCACAAGCCCACCTGGTCGATGACGACGATGCCATCCGCGATGCCCTCGCCTGGCTCCTCAAGTCGCGCGGTTTGCCCTGCGCCACCTATGCTTCGGCCGAATGCTTCCTGGCCGCCTGGAGCCCGGCGATGAGCGGCTGCGTCGTGCTCGACATGCGGATGTCGGGGATGAGCGGGCTGGACTGCTTCGATCAGCTGCGCGAACGCGGCTCGATCCTGCCGGTGATATTCCTGACCGGTCACGGCGATGTGCCGCTGGCCGTCGGTACCCTCAAGAAAGGCGCTTTCGACTTCTTCGAAAAGCCGCTCAACGATAACGAGCTGGCGACGCGGATCGCCGAAGCGATGGAGCTCGATACCCGGCAGCGCGCCGAAAACGCCACGGTCGACTCGGTCAATAGCCGCCTCTCCAGCCTGACCACCCGCGAACGACAAATCATGGAACTGGTGCTCGCCGGCAAGTTCAACAAGGTGATTGCCGATGAACTGAATATCAGCATGCGCACCGTCGAGGTACATCGCGCCAACCTGTTCGACAAGATGCAGATAAAAACCGCAGTGGAGCTGGCGAATTTATTAAAACCTGGACGCTGA
- the rho gene encoding transcription termination factor Rho → MQLSELKTLHVSKLLDMATELAIENANRMRKQELIYAILKAIAKNGTTIYGDGTLEVLQDGFGFLRSSDTSYLANTDDIYVSPSQVRRFNLRTGDTIEGEIRTPKDGERYVALTKLESINGFPPEANKNKIMFENLTPLHPTRMLRLERDIKSDENITSRVIDMIAPVGCGQRGLIVSPPKSGKTVMLQNIAHAITANHPDVVLIVLLIDERPEEVTEMTRTVKGEVVASTFDEPASRHVAVAEMVIEKAKRLVEHKKDVVILLDSITRLARAYNTVQPASGKVLTGGVDANALQKPKRFFGAARNIEEGGSLTILATALIDTGSRMDEVIYEEFKGTGNSEIHLDRRMAEKRMYPAINVNRSGTRREELLLKPDVLQKMWVLRKLCYPMDDLAAMEFLLDKVKSTKGNAEFFDAMRRG, encoded by the coding sequence ATGCAACTTTCCGAACTCAAGACACTACACGTCAGCAAATTGCTCGATATGGCCACCGAACTGGCTATCGAGAACGCCAACCGCATGCGCAAGCAGGAGCTGATTTACGCCATCCTGAAGGCCATCGCCAAGAACGGCACGACCATCTACGGCGACGGCACCCTCGAGGTGCTGCAGGACGGCTTCGGCTTCCTCCGTTCATCGGACACCTCCTACCTCGCCAATACGGACGATATTTATGTCTCCCCGTCACAGGTCCGCCGCTTCAATCTGCGCACCGGCGACACCATCGAAGGTGAAATCCGCACGCCGAAGGACGGCGAACGCTATGTCGCGCTGACCAAGCTGGAATCGATCAACGGTTTCCCGCCGGAAGCGAACAAGAACAAGATCATGTTCGAGAACCTGACGCCGCTGCACCCGACGCGCATGCTGCGTCTGGAGCGCGACATCAAGTCGGATGAGAACATCACCAGCCGGGTCATCGACATGATTGCGCCGGTCGGTTGCGGCCAGCGCGGCCTGATCGTCTCGCCGCCGAAGTCCGGCAAGACGGTAATGCTGCAGAACATCGCCCATGCCATCACGGCCAACCACCCGGATGTCGTGCTGATCGTGCTGCTGATCGACGAGCGCCCGGAAGAAGTCACCGAAATGACCCGTACCGTCAAGGGCGAGGTGGTGGCATCGACATTCGACGAGCCGGCCAGCCGCCATGTCGCGGTCGCCGAAATGGTCATCGAGAAGGCCAAGCGCCTGGTCGAACACAAGAAGGATGTCGTCATCCTGCTCGACTCGATCACCCGCCTGGCCCGTGCCTACAACACCGTGCAGCCGGCCTCCGGCAAGGTACTGACCGGCGGCGTCGACGCCAACGCCCTGCAGAAGCCGAAACGCTTCTTCGGTGCCGCTCGCAACATCGAGGAAGGCGGTTCGCTGACCATTCTCGCCACGGCATTGATCGACACCGGCTCGCGGATGGACGAAGTGATCTACGAAGAGTTCAAGGGCACCGGCAACTCGGAAATCCACCTCGACCGCCGCATGGCCGAGAAGCGGATGTACCCGGCAATCAACGTCAACCGCTCCGGCACCCGCCGCGAAGAACTGCTGCTCAAGCCCGACGTCCTGCAAAAGATGTGGGTGCTGCGCAAGCTCTGCTACCCGATGGACGACCTGGCCGCAATGGAGTTTCTGCTCGACAAGGTCAAGTCGACCAAAGGCAATGCCGAGTTTTTTGACGCCATGCGCCGCGGCTAA
- a CDS encoding TRAP transporter substrate-binding protein, with translation MKISKLLIGLLAGALSLAVYAQQPIVIKFSHVVAADTPKGKAAEMFAKKAAELTKGKVKVEVYANSTLYKDKEEMEALQLGAVQMLAPSLAKFGPLGVKEFEVFDLPFIFANYDDLRKVTNGAVGKNLLAKLEPKGIRGLAYWDNGFKSFSLNSPIKSPADLKGKKLRIQSSKVLEEEVRALGGLPQVMAFSEVYQALQTGVVDGTENPISNLYTQKMHEVQKHLTLTEHGYLGYAVIVNKKFWDGLPADVRAQLNDAMEQATRYANQIAKIENDNALEAVKKSGKTTIYVPTKEERLAFKKALVPVHQKMESRVGKEVIQAVYKDIGFKPDSL, from the coding sequence ATGAAAATTTCCAAGCTGCTGATCGGCCTGTTGGCCGGTGCCCTGTCGCTGGCTGTCTATGCCCAGCAACCCATTGTGATCAAGTTTAGCCACGTCGTGGCGGCAGACACCCCGAAAGGCAAGGCGGCGGAAATGTTCGCCAAGAAGGCGGCCGAACTGACCAAGGGCAAAGTCAAGGTCGAGGTCTACGCCAATTCGACGCTGTACAAGGATAAGGAAGAAATGGAAGCGCTGCAGTTGGGCGCCGTCCAGATGCTGGCCCCGTCGCTGGCCAAGTTCGGCCCGCTCGGCGTCAAGGAGTTCGAGGTCTTCGATCTACCGTTCATCTTTGCCAATTACGACGACCTGCGCAAAGTCACCAACGGCGCGGTCGGGAAAAATCTGCTGGCCAAGCTGGAACCCAAGGGTATTCGTGGTCTGGCTTACTGGGACAACGGCTTCAAGTCCTTCTCTCTGAATTCGCCGATCAAGTCGCCGGCTGATCTGAAGGGCAAGAAGCTGCGCATCCAGTCCTCCAAGGTGCTTGAAGAGGAGGTCCGTGCCCTCGGCGGTTTGCCCCAGGTGATGGCTTTCTCCGAGGTATATCAGGCGCTGCAGACCGGCGTGGTCGATGGCACCGAGAACCCGATTTCCAATCTCTATACGCAGAAGATGCATGAAGTGCAAAAGCATCTGACCCTGACCGAACATGGCTACCTCGGCTATGCCGTGATCGTGAACAAGAAGTTCTGGGACGGTCTGCCGGCCGATGTCCGGGCGCAACTGAACGATGCGATGGAGCAGGCTACCCGCTATGCCAACCAGATTGCCAAGATCGAGAACGACAATGCGCTCGAGGCGGTGAAGAAAAGCGGCAAGACGACCATCTACGTGCCGACCAAGGAAGAGCGCCTGGCTTTCAAGAAGGCGCTGGTGCCGGTGCATCAGAAGATGGAAAGCCGGGTTGGCAAGGAGGTCATCCAGGCGGTGTACAAGGATATCGGATTCAAGCCGGATAGCCTGTAA
- a CDS encoding PAS domain-containing sensor histidine kinase, with translation MRNIAPTPPSSARRLRWLLALPKLGIVLLLTAILSLLWLLHRNEMEEERAALIKDVLWLEQSLRFHLNSNEEQLQQLAADLTGQAGAKKLFRLRAGHQLKNNPEISQLLWFDAQGSVIDALPTTTLPDQEIAAFGPPVAAKAFELASRLGKRYYSEPFFLEGNRAVVELMNPIFDEGQLKGMLVVVYPLDALLGNLVPWWFTEKYKVEIIDDNDIQYATKTNIDSKGSQSYEIPFDPPGFGMKLRISNYQNADNSLQRGLTLAIFALAAGVFWSLWIVRDLMKKRSQAEEALSAEHAFRTAMEDSLTVGMRARDLNGKVIYVNPAFCKITGFSREEIVGTSPPMPYWVPEQIEETFAQHQRVMAGNAPPDGFEITFMRKNGERFDALVYEAKLIDGKGQHTGWMASILDVTERNRAEEFARMQHEQLQFTSRLVTMGEMASTLAHELNQPLAAIASYNTGCLNLLDRPACDVREIRPALEKIGVQAQRAGKIIRRVHDFVRKSEPKRAPCALGEVIEDCLGFVEPDARKRRIRIECTIPGLPPIPADRLMLEQVLLNLIRNGMEAMAATPEADRVLHIATETTDSELRISVSDQGCGIAPEIRDKLFTAFFTTKPEGMGVGLSICRSIIEFHRGRLWAEDNTHSPTGSGTIFAFTLPLEAA, from the coding sequence ATGCGCAACATCGCCCCCACCCCGCCAAGCAGTGCCCGCCGCCTGCGCTGGCTGCTCGCCCTGCCCAAGCTGGGCATCGTTCTACTGCTGACGGCCATCCTCTCCCTGCTCTGGCTGCTCCATCGCAACGAGATGGAAGAAGAACGGGCGGCGCTGATCAAGGACGTGCTCTGGCTGGAACAAAGCCTGCGCTTCCACCTGAACAGCAACGAGGAACAACTGCAACAACTGGCGGCCGATCTGACCGGCCAGGCGGGGGCGAAAAAGCTTTTTCGCCTGCGCGCCGGCCATCAACTGAAAAACAATCCGGAAATATCGCAACTGCTGTGGTTCGATGCCCAAGGCAGCGTGATCGACGCCTTGCCGACCACCACGCTGCCCGATCAGGAAATCGCCGCCTTCGGCCCGCCGGTTGCCGCCAAAGCCTTCGAGCTGGCCAGCCGGCTCGGCAAACGCTACTACAGCGAGCCTTTTTTCCTCGAAGGCAACCGCGCCGTTGTCGAATTGATGAATCCGATTTTCGACGAAGGCCAACTCAAGGGCATGCTGGTCGTTGTTTATCCGCTCGATGCTCTGCTCGGCAACCTGGTGCCCTGGTGGTTTACCGAGAAATACAAGGTCGAGATCATCGACGACAACGACATCCAGTACGCAACCAAGACCAACATCGACAGCAAGGGCAGCCAGAGTTACGAAATCCCGTTCGACCCGCCGGGCTTTGGCATGAAGCTGCGGATCAGCAACTATCAAAATGCCGACAACTCGCTGCAGCGCGGGCTGACCCTGGCGATATTCGCCCTCGCCGCCGGCGTTTTCTGGAGCCTGTGGATCGTCCGCGACCTGATGAAAAAACGCTCGCAGGCCGAAGAGGCACTGAGCGCCGAACACGCCTTCCGAACCGCGATGGAGGATTCGCTGACGGTCGGCATGCGGGCCCGCGACCTGAACGGCAAGGTCATTTACGTCAATCCGGCCTTCTGCAAGATCACCGGCTTCTCCCGTGAAGAAATAGTCGGCACGTCGCCACCCATGCCCTACTGGGTGCCGGAGCAGATAGAAGAAACCTTTGCCCAGCATCAGCGGGTGATGGCCGGCAATGCGCCGCCCGACGGCTTTGAAATCACCTTCATGCGCAAGAATGGCGAGCGCTTCGATGCCCTGGTCTACGAAGCCAAGCTGATCGACGGCAAAGGCCAGCACACCGGCTGGATGGCATCGATCCTCGATGTCACCGAGCGCAACCGAGCCGAGGAGTTCGCCCGGATGCAACATGAGCAACTGCAATTCACCTCGCGCCTGGTCACCATGGGTGAAATGGCCTCGACCTTGGCCCATGAGCTGAACCAGCCACTGGCGGCGATTGCCAGCTACAACACCGGCTGCCTGAACCTGCTCGACCGGCCGGCCTGCGACGTCCGGGAGATTCGCCCGGCCCTCGAGAAAATCGGCGTCCAGGCCCAACGGGCCGGCAAGATCATCCGCCGCGTCCATGATTTCGTGCGCAAGAGCGAACCCAAGCGCGCGCCATGCGCTCTTGGCGAAGTGATCGAAGATTGCCTCGGCTTCGTCGAACCCGACGCCCGCAAGCGGCGTATCCGCATCGAATGCACGATTCCCGGACTGCCGCCGATTCCGGCCGATCGCCTGATGCTCGAGCAGGTACTGCTCAACCTCATCCGCAACGGCATGGAAGCGATGGCCGCGACGCCGGAAGCCGATCGGGTGCTGCATATCGCCACCGAAACCACCGACAGCGAGCTGCGCATCAGTGTCAGCGACCAGGGCTGCGGCATTGCTCCGGAAATCCGCGACAAACTGTTCACCGCCTTTTTCACCACCAAGCCGGAAGGGATGGGCGTCGGCCTGTCGATCTGCCGCTCGATCATCGAATTCCACCGCGGTCGCCTGTGGGCCGAGGACAATACCCATTCACCAACGGGAAGCGGTACGATATTCGCCTTCACCCTGCCATTGGAAGCTGCATGA
- the rpmE gene encoding 50S ribosomal protein L31, giving the protein MKADIHPEYNEIQVTCSCGSTFTTKSTMKKALHVEVCSLCHPFYTGKQKIVDTAGRVEKFNQKFGAMRGKSAA; this is encoded by the coding sequence GTGAAAGCCGATATCCATCCCGAGTACAACGAAATCCAGGTAACCTGCTCCTGCGGCAGCACCTTCACGACCAAATCGACCATGAAGAAAGCCCTTCATGTTGAAGTCTGCTCCCTGTGCCACCCGTTCTACACCGGCAAGCAGAAGATCGTCGATACCGCCGGTCGCGTTGAAAAATTCAACCAGAAGTTCGGCGCCATGCGCGGCAAGTCTGCTGCCTGA